A genomic window from Populus nigra chromosome 7, ddPopNigr1.1, whole genome shotgun sequence includes:
- the LOC133699580 gene encoding receptor-like serine/threonine-protein kinase SD1-8, translating into MRHHYGTTTLFFFITFLSLFSSKFASSLDTLTATQSLINGQTLISTSQGFELGFFTPGNSRNWYVGIWYKNIPRTYVWVANRDNPLSNSSGTFKIFNQSIALFDLAGKVVWSSNQTNARNPVMQLLDSGNLVLKEQESESGQFLWQSFDYPTDTLLPDMKLGWDLNTGLDRYLSSWKSSDDPGTGDFSFKLEYHGFPEVFLWKDHEIEYRSGPWNGQRFSGVPEMKPVDYLSFNFVTEQDEVYYSFHIATKNLYSRLTVTSSGLLQRFAWIPETQQWNKFWYAPKDQCDNYRECGAYGICDSNASPVCKCLKGFQPRNHQAWDLRDGSGGCVRKTDLECLKDKFLHMKNMKLPQSTTSFVDRSMSLKNCELLCSRNCSCTAYANSNISNGGSGCVIWTGELFDLRQYPEGGQDLFVRLAASDIGDGGSADTIIICIAVGIGILILSLTGFSIWKRKRLLSVCNGTQQKGPQERSQDLLLNEVVINKKDYSGEKSTDELELPLFDFSTIAAATGNFCDENKLGEGGFGCVHKGRLVEGQEVAVKRLSKKSGQGTEEFKNEVRLIARLQHRNLVRLLGCCIEIDEKILIYEFMENRSLDSVLFNKAKSSLLNWQRRFNIICGTARGLLYLHQDSRFRIIHRDLKASNILLDGEWTPKISDFGMARIFGGDQTQANTRRIVGTYGYMSPEYAMDGLFSVKSDVFSFGVLVLEIVCGEKNRGFYHSNSELNLLGNVWRQWKDGNGLEVLDISVGSSYSPSEVLRCIQVGLLCVQERAEDRPTMASAVLMLSSETASMPQPKTPGYCLGRNPFETDSSSSKQDESFTVNQVTVTVLDAR; encoded by the exons atgaGGCACCATTATGGCACAACCACTCTGTTCTTCTTCATcactttcctttctctcttctcctcaAAATTTGCCTCATCTTTAGACACCTTAACAGCAACACAATCTCTCATAAATGGCCAAACTCTCATCTCCACAAGCCAGGGCTTTGAGCTTGGATTCTTCACTCCTGGCAATTCAAGAAACTGGTATGTGGGGATATGGTACAAGAACATACCAAGAACTTATGTGTGGGTTGCTAACAGAGACAACCCTCTTTCAAACTCCTCTGGAACCTTCAAAATCTTCAATCAAAGCATTGCTCTATTTGATCTAGCTGGGAAAGTCGTATGGTCATCCAACCAAACCAATGCGCGAAACCCAGTTATGCAGTTGCTAGATTCAGGAAACCTTGTATTGAAAGAGCAAGAAAGTGAAAGTGGTCAGTTTTTGTGGCAAAGCTTTGACTATCCAACTGATACTTTATTACCTGACATGAAGTTAGGCTGGGATCTGAACACGGGTCTAGACAGGTACTTGAGTTCCTGGAAAAGCAGCGATGATCCTGGTACAGGTGATTTCTCTTTCAAGCTAGAGTATCATGGATTCCCTGAAGTATTCTTGTGGAAAGATCATGAAATTGAGTATAGAAGCGGGCCATGGAATGGACAAAGATTTAGTGGTGTACCAGAGATGAAGCCTGTTGATTACCTGAGTTTCAATTTTGTAACTGAGCAAGATGAGGTATATTACTCGTTTCACATAGCAACCAAGAATTTATATTCAAGATTGACAGTTACTTCATCTGGGCTGCTCCAACGATTTGCATGGATTCCAGAGACACAACAATGGAATAAATTTTGGTACGCACCAAAAGATCAGTGTGACAACTACAGAGAATGTGGTGCATATGGTATTTGTGACTCGAATGCATCACCAGTTTGCAAGTGCTTGAAGGGTTTTCAGCCTAGGAATCATCAGGCATGGGATTTGAGAGATGGGTCAGGTGGGTGTGTTAGGAAGACAGATCTGGAGTGCTTGAAAGATAAATTTCTGCACATGAAGAACATGAAATTGCCACAGAGCACAACATCATTTGTGGACAGGAGTATGAGCCTTAAGAATTGTGAATTGTTGTGCTCAAGGAATTGTTCTTGTACTGCTTACGCCAACTCAAATATCAGCAATGGCGGGTCTGGCTGTGTGATTTGGACCGGAGAGCTCTTTGATTTGAGACAATATCCAGAAGGTGGACAAGATCTTTTTGTTAGATTGGCAGCTTCCGATATAG GTGATGGAGGGAGTGCAGACACTATAATTATTTGCATTGCTGTTGGCATTGGCATTTTAATACTATCACTAACTGGCTTTTCCATATGGAAGAGGAAGAGATTGCTGAGTGTATGTAATGGAACACAGCAGAAAG GTCCTCAAGAGAGAAGCCAAGATTTATTGTTAAATGAGGTGGTTATAAATAAGAAAGACTACTCTGGTGAAAAAAGCACAGATGAACTAGAACTGCCACTGTTTGATTTTAGTACAATAGCAGCAGCTACCGGCAATTTCTGTGACGAAAATAAACTAGGAGAAGGTGGTTTTGGTTGTGTTCACAAG GGTAGGCTAGTAGAAGGCCAAGAAGTAGCAGTCAAGAGGCTGTCAAAGAAGTCTGGTCAGGGAACAGAAGAATTCAAGAATGAGGTCAGGTTAATTGCAAGGCTTCAACACAGAAATCTTGTTCGACTGCTCGGTTGCTGCATTGAGATAGATGAGAAGATTCTTATTTATGAGTTCATGGAAAACAGAAGCCTGGATTCTGTTCTATTCA ATAAGGCAAAAAGCTCTCTACTAAATTGGCAGAGGCGCTTCAACATCATCTGTGGGACTGCTAGAGGACTTCTGTATTTACATCAGGATTCCAGATTTAGAATTATCCACAGGGATCTCAAAGCAAGCAACATTCTGCTTGATGGGGAATGGACTCCAAAAATATCAGACTTTGGCATGGCTAGAATATTTGGTGGAGATCAAACACAAGCAAACACCAGGAGGATAGTGGGAACATA TGGTTATATGTCTCCGGAATATGCAATGGATGGGCTATTCTCAGTGAAATCAGACGTTTTCAGCTTCGGAGTTTTAGTTTTGGAGATTGTATGCGGGGAAAAGAACAGGGGGTTTTATCACTCAAACAGTGAACTTAACCTTCTTGGGAAT GTGTGGAGGCAGTGGAAAGATGGGAATGGATTGGAAGTGTTAGATATATCAGTTGGCAGTTCATATAGCCCTAGTGAAGTTTTGAGATGTATACAAGTAGGCCTTTTATGTGTCCAAGAGCGAGCAGAAGATAGACCAACAATGGCTTCTGCGGTGTTGATGTTGAGCAGTGAAACTGCATCAATGCCCCAGCCTAAAACTCCTGGTTATTGCCTTGGAAGGAATCCTTTTGAAACTGATTCCTCTTCAAGCAAACAAGATGAATCATTCACTGTAAACCAAGTTACAGTTACAGTGCTAGATGCTAGGTAA
- the LOC133699584 gene encoding uncharacterized protein LOC133699584 yields MCDFNLQEFQIPAANNFEDESIDFSLLRLDPSTNNHHHSTPCTTCGCSASYSSNKRRSPDHNPQDQLTKKPKKLFVEPHETTTTNENNNVANSVSGFSKILQPICSTDPVLRRCLSDPCSPPNVANLVAQSPPGSSKKGSASLPPKPPLRRSVSDLSPNKSLSRSSSSNGSSSFKWLKKMRDSMKEINQWWDEIMPDTDEVFAEPCDFEEEAEKLGSEDNPTDATEKSDSMKDYEESVCVEKSGDCFIVHFKCPCGKRYQILLSGGNCYYKIM; encoded by the exons ATGTGCGACTTTAATCTTCAAGAATTCCAAATCCCCGCAGCCAACAACTTTGAAGATGAATCCATTGATTTCTCTCTTCTCCGCCTTGACCCATCTACCAACAACCACCACCACAGTACTCCTTGCACTACTTGTGGCTGCTCTGCCTCTTACTCTTCCAACAAACGCAGGTCTCCTGACCATAACCCACAAGACCAACTCACAAAGAAACCCAAGAAACTGTTTGTTGAACCCCATGAAACCACCACTACTAACGAGAACAACAATGTCGCTAATTCTGTATCCGGTTTCTCCAAGATTCTCCAACCCATTTGCAGTACTGACCCTGTCCTCCGCCGCTGCCTTTCTGATCCTTGTTCCCCGCCAAATGTGGCCAACTTGGTCGCACAATCGCCACCGGGGAGTTCTAAGAAGGGAAGTGCGTCTCTGCCTCCAAAGCCACCGTTGAGAAGATCAGTGTCAGACCTGTCTCCTAACAAGAGCCTTTCAAGGTCTTCAAGTTCCAATGGAAGTTCCAGTTTCAAG TGGCTGAAGAAGATGAGGGATAGCATGAAGGAAATAAATCAATGGTGGGACGAAATTATGCCCGATACTGATGAAGTTTTTGCTGAGCCATGTGATTTTGAAGAAGAAGCTGAGAAATTAGGCTCTGAAGATAACCCTACTGATGCAACTGAAAAG AGTGATTCAATGAAAGATTATGAAGAATCTGTTTGTGTGGAGAAATCTGGGGATTGCTTCATCGTTCATTTCAAGTGTCCCTGCGGCAAACGATATCAGATCCTTCTCTCTGGAGGGAACTGTTACTACAAAATCATGTAG